From a region of the Streptomyces sp. NBC_01454 genome:
- the ftsH gene encoding ATP-dependent zinc metalloprotease FtsH, which translates to MDVKRYFRGPVMWIVLAVLAVVVLMQVVGSSGGYKTVDTGQVVKAIADNKVKSAELTTGDENKIKIELSGSNKIEGSNKIQASYIGDQGVDVAKNLQAKYQTGEIKDGYTVSPSKQNPFVGVLITLLPFILLPIIFLFLMNQAQGGGSRVMNFGKSKAKLITKDTPKTTFSDVAGSDEAVEELHEIKEFLQEPAKFQAVGAKIPKGVLLYGPPGTGKTLLARAVAGEAGVPFYSISGSDFVEMFVGVGASRVRDLFEQAKANAPAIVFVDEIDAVGRHRGAGLGGGHDEREQTLNQLLVEMDGFDVKGGVILIAATNRPDILDPALLRPGRFDRQIAVDRPDLQGRLEILKVHQKGKPVAPDVDLSAVAKRTPGFTGADLSNVLNEAALLTARGDAKLINNHFLDEAIDRVVAGPQKRTRIMSEKEKKITAYHEGGHALVAAASPNSDPVHKITILSRGRALGYTMVLPDEDKYSTTRNEMLDQLAYMLGGRAAEELVFHDPTTGAANDIEKATATARAMVTQYGMTERLGAIKFGTDNSEPFLGREMGHQRDYSEEIAALVDEEVKKLIETAHNEAWEILVENRDVLDNLVLTLLEKETLNKDEIAELFKHVVKRPARPAWTGSSRRTPSSRPPVLSPKELAPANGSVTTTATVSTEKKKAEAPEEQQPES; encoded by the coding sequence ATGGACGTGAAGCGATACTTCCGTGGGCCGGTCATGTGGATCGTGCTGGCCGTCCTCGCCGTGGTCGTGTTGATGCAAGTCGTCGGCTCGTCCGGCGGCTACAAGACGGTGGACACCGGTCAGGTCGTCAAGGCGATCGCTGACAACAAGGTGAAATCCGCCGAGCTGACCACCGGTGACGAAAACAAGATCAAGATCGAGTTGTCGGGCTCCAACAAGATTGAGGGCTCCAACAAGATCCAGGCCAGCTACATCGGCGACCAAGGCGTCGACGTGGCGAAGAACCTGCAGGCCAAGTACCAGACCGGCGAGATCAAGGACGGGTACACCGTCTCCCCGTCGAAGCAGAACCCGTTCGTCGGTGTGCTGATCACGCTGCTCCCCTTCATCCTCCTTCCCATCATCTTCCTGTTCCTGATGAACCAGGCGCAGGGCGGCGGCTCCCGGGTGATGAACTTCGGGAAGTCGAAGGCGAAGCTGATCACGAAGGACACCCCCAAGACGACGTTCTCGGACGTCGCCGGGTCGGACGAGGCCGTCGAGGAGCTCCACGAGATCAAGGAGTTCCTCCAGGAGCCGGCGAAGTTCCAGGCCGTGGGCGCCAAGATCCCCAAGGGCGTGCTGCTGTACGGCCCGCCCGGAACGGGCAAGACCCTGCTCGCGCGCGCCGTCGCCGGCGAGGCGGGCGTCCCGTTCTACTCGATCTCCGGTTCCGACTTCGTCGAGATGTTCGTCGGTGTCGGTGCCTCCCGTGTCCGTGACCTCTTCGAGCAGGCCAAGGCGAACGCCCCGGCGATCGTCTTCGTCGACGAGATCGACGCTGTCGGCCGGCACCGCGGTGCGGGCCTGGGCGGTGGCCACGACGAGCGTGAGCAGACCCTGAACCAGCTGCTGGTCGAGATGGACGGCTTCGACGTGAAGGGCGGCGTGATCCTGATCGCCGCCACGAACCGTCCGGACATCCTCGACCCGGCGCTGCTGCGCCCCGGCCGTTTCGACCGGCAGATCGCCGTCGACCGTCCGGACCTGCAGGGCCGTCTGGAGATCCTCAAGGTCCACCAGAAGGGCAAGCCGGTCGCCCCGGACGTCGACCTCTCGGCCGTCGCCAAGCGCACCCCCGGCTTCACCGGTGCCGATCTGTCGAACGTCCTCAACGAGGCCGCGCTGCTGACGGCCCGGGGTGACGCGAAGCTGATCAACAACCACTTCCTGGACGAGGCGATCGACCGCGTCGTGGCCGGCCCGCAGAAGCGGACCCGGATCATGTCCGAGAAGGAGAAGAAGATCACCGCGTACCACGAGGGCGGACACGCCCTGGTCGCGGCGGCCTCACCGAACTCCGACCCGGTCCACAAGATCACGATCCTGTCCCGCGGCCGGGCCCTGGGCTACACCATGGTCCTGCCCGACGAGGACAAGTACTCCACCACCCGCAACGAGATGCTCGACCAGCTGGCGTACATGCTGGGCGGCCGCGCTGCGGAGGAGCTGGTCTTCCACGACCCGACCACGGGCGCCGCGAACGACATCGAGAAGGCCACCGCCACGGCCCGCGCGATGGTCACGCAGTACGGCATGACCGAGCGGCTCGGCGCGATCAAGTTCGGCACCGACAACTCCGAGCCCTTCCTGGGCCGTGAGATGGGTCACCAGCGCGACTACTCGGAAGAGATCGCCGCGCTGGTCGATGAGGAAGTCAAGAAGCTCATCGAGACCGCGCACAACGAGGCGTGGGAGATCCTGGTCGAGAACCGCGATGTGCTGGACAACCTCGTGCTGACGCTCCTGGAGAAGGAGACGCTCAACAAGGACGAGATCGCCGAGCTCTTCAAGCACGTGGTCAAGCGTCCGGCCCGCCCGGCGTGGACCGGCTCCTCGCGCCGTACGCCCTCCAGCCGCCCGCCGGTGCTGTCGCCGAAGGAGCTGGCTCCGGCCAACGGCTCCGTCACGACGACCGCCACCGTCTCCACGGAGAAGAAGAAGGCGGAGGCTCCCGAGGAGCAGCAGCCCGAGAGCTGA
- the hpt gene encoding hypoxanthine phosphoribosyltransferase: MGSDLQSVLISKEEIDAKLAELAAKIDAEYAGKDLLIVGVLKGAVMVMADLARALSTPVTMDWMAVSSYGAGTQSSGVVRILKDLDTDIKGKHVLIVEDIIDSGLTLSWLLSNLGSREPASLEVCTLLRKPDAAKVAIDVKWIGFDIPNEFVVGYGLDFAEKYRNLPFVGTLAPHVYGG, encoded by the coding sequence ATGGGCTCCGACCTTCAGTCGGTACTCATCAGCAAGGAAGAGATCGACGCGAAGCTGGCGGAGCTGGCGGCGAAGATCGACGCGGAGTACGCGGGCAAGGACCTGCTCATCGTCGGTGTCCTCAAGGGCGCCGTGATGGTCATGGCGGACCTGGCGCGCGCGCTGTCCACCCCCGTCACCATGGACTGGATGGCCGTGTCCTCCTACGGCGCGGGCACCCAGTCCTCCGGTGTGGTCCGCATCCTCAAGGACCTTGACACCGACATCAAGGGCAAGCACGTCCTGATCGTCGAGGACATCATCGACTCCGGCCTGACGCTGTCCTGGCTGCTGTCGAACCTCGGTTCCCGGGAGCCGGCCTCACTGGAGGTCTGCACCCTGCTGCGCAAGCCGGACGCGGCCAAGGTCGCGATCGATGTGAAGTGGATCGGCTTCGACATCCCGAACGAGTTCGTCGTCGGGTACGGCCTGGACTTCGCGGAGAAGTACCGCAATCTGCCGTTCGTCGGTACTCTCGCGCCGCACGTCTACGGCGGCTGA
- the tilS gene encoding tRNA lysidine(34) synthetase TilS, which yields MGPHPAVAAIRLAVRRVLHDVLTHHCTQDRPEPPLVLVACSGGADSMALASALAFEAPKLGVRAGGVTIDHGLQEGSDLRAAEVALRLRGLRLDPVEAVAVRVGESHRVAHGASYRGGGGRREGGPEAAARDARYAALDAVAERHGATAVLLGHTRDDQAETVLLGLARGSGTRSLSGMAATSGRGGRYRRPFLDVDRQTARKACLIQSLPVWDDPHNTDPAYTRSRLRHEGLPALEKALGKGVVEALARTAQLSRDDADALDAWAADAEGTVLDEAGTLDVTALFALPPAVRRRVLRRAAIAAGAPAGSLFARHIEEVDRLITAWRGQGAINLPGRVGVRRQGGRLVIRQG from the coding sequence ATGGGTCCCCATCCAGCGGTCGCCGCGATACGCCTGGCGGTCCGCCGCGTACTCCACGACGTCCTCACCCACCACTGCACGCAGGACCGGCCCGAGCCCCCGCTCGTGCTCGTCGCCTGCTCCGGCGGCGCCGATTCCATGGCGCTCGCCTCCGCTCTCGCCTTCGAGGCCCCCAAGCTCGGGGTCCGCGCCGGGGGCGTCACCATCGACCATGGCCTGCAGGAGGGCTCGGACCTCCGTGCCGCCGAGGTCGCCCTGCGGCTGCGGGGCCTGCGGCTGGACCCCGTCGAGGCCGTCGCCGTCCGAGTGGGCGAATCACACAGGGTGGCGCACGGCGCCTCCTACCGGGGTGGCGGCGGGCGACGGGAGGGCGGGCCGGAAGCCGCCGCCCGCGACGCCCGCTACGCAGCCCTGGACGCCGTCGCCGAGCGCCACGGCGCCACCGCCGTCCTCCTCGGCCACACCCGCGACGACCAGGCGGAGACGGTCCTGCTGGGTCTCGCCCGCGGCTCCGGGACCCGCTCGCTGTCCGGCATGGCGGCGACCAGCGGCCGCGGCGGCCGCTACCGCCGCCCCTTCCTCGACGTGGACCGCCAGACCGCCCGCAAGGCCTGCCTGATCCAGTCGCTGCCCGTCTGGGACGACCCGCACAACACCGACCCCGCCTACACCCGCTCCCGGCTCCGCCACGAGGGACTGCCCGCGCTGGAGAAGGCGCTCGGCAAGGGCGTCGTCGAGGCCCTGGCCCGTACCGCCCAGCTCTCCCGCGACGACGCGGACGCCCTGGACGCCTGGGCCGCCGACGCCGAGGGCACGGTCCTCGACGAGGCCGGCACCCTCGACGTCACCGCACTGTTCGCCCTGCCCCCCGCGGTACGCCGCCGGGTGCTGCGCCGGGCCGCCATCGCCGCCGGCGCACCGGCCGGTTCGCTCTTCGCTCGCCACATCGAGGAAGTGGACCGCCTGATCACGGCCTGGAGGGGGCAGGGAGCCATCAACCTCCCCGGGCGAGTAGGTGTGCGACGGCAGGGTGGCAGACTGGTCATCCGGCAGGGCTGA
- a CDS encoding zinc-dependent metalloprotease, giving the protein MTSIGGTEMVDWNLAVATATRFVRPGPEVSRDEARAIVAELRKHAKASEAHVRAFTRMAQPDAMGEEPHDTPVLVVDRPGWIRANVAGFRAVLKPLLAKMEDRRSTVPGGAVLGAVGGKVTGVELGMLLSFLASRVLGQYETFAPASRDLPAAAQGGRLLLVAPNIVHVERELEVAPHDFRLWVCLHEETHRTQFTAVPWLRDHIEGEIQSFLSETDIDPGALLERLREAAQSLAGARPEGEEGEDERSLVDLVQTPAQREILGRLTAVMSLLEGHADFVMDGVGPDVVPTVAEIREKFQKRRASGAGRLDQALRKLLGLDAKLRQYRDGERFVSAVVEEVGMDGFNRVWTSPNTLPTKQEIAKPADWIARVHRKADGAP; this is encoded by the coding sequence ATGACGAGCATCGGTGGAACCGAGATGGTCGACTGGAATCTTGCGGTCGCGACCGCGACCCGGTTCGTGCGGCCGGGTCCCGAGGTGAGCCGGGACGAGGCACGCGCGATCGTCGCCGAGCTGCGCAAGCACGCCAAGGCCTCCGAAGCGCATGTCCGCGCCTTCACGCGCATGGCACAGCCCGACGCGATGGGCGAGGAGCCGCATGACACACCGGTCCTCGTCGTGGACCGGCCCGGCTGGATCAGGGCGAACGTCGCCGGGTTCCGTGCCGTGCTCAAGCCGCTGCTGGCCAAGATGGAGGACCGTCGCTCGACGGTCCCCGGCGGCGCGGTGCTCGGCGCGGTCGGCGGCAAGGTCACCGGTGTGGAGCTGGGCATGCTGCTGTCGTTCCTGGCCTCCCGGGTCCTGGGCCAGTACGAGACGTTCGCCCCGGCCTCCCGGGACCTGCCGGCCGCGGCACAGGGCGGCCGGCTGCTGCTCGTCGCGCCGAACATCGTGCACGTCGAGCGCGAGCTGGAGGTGGCCCCGCACGACTTCCGGCTGTGGGTGTGCCTCCACGAGGAGACCCACCGCACCCAGTTCACCGCCGTCCCGTGGCTGCGCGACCACATCGAGGGCGAGATCCAGTCCTTCCTCAGTGAGACGGACATCGACCCCGGCGCCCTCCTGGAGCGGCTGCGCGAGGCCGCCCAGTCGCTGGCCGGCGCCAGGCCCGAGGGTGAGGAGGGCGAGGACGAGCGCTCGCTCGTCGATCTCGTCCAGACGCCCGCGCAGCGCGAGATCCTCGGCCGGCTGACCGCCGTGATGTCCCTGCTGGAGGGGCACGCAGACTTCGTGATGGACGGGGTGGGCCCCGATGTCGTGCCCACCGTCGCCGAGATCCGGGAGAAGTTCCAAAAGCGCCGGGCCAGCGGCGCGGGCCGGCTCGACCAGGCGCTGCGCAAGCTGCTCGGGCTGGACGCCAAACTCCGGCAGTACCGCGACGGCGAGCGGTTCGTCAGCGCCGTCGTCGAGGAGGTCGGCATGGACGGCTTCAACCGCGTCTGGACGTCGCCGAACACTCTCCCCACCAAACAAGAGATCGCCAAACCGGCGGACTGGATCGCGCGGGTGCACCGCAAGGCGGACGGGGCACCGTAA
- the dacB gene encoding D-alanyl-D-alanine carboxypeptidase/D-alanyl-D-alanine endopeptidase, which produces MPETGTWQVRWQSAQRSARAAVRSSGQAVRTAAHAASRSARAAADAARQAWQATPRHTQQTWRLTAVSAGTGLAVALVAVAAAGPWDSGQRTAERAEAAVMDDASGEHHAEKPAPAPSAPAVLPALGAPAHGAAGRGAAPVPTDAGLADALAPLLADPALGPLRTASVVDVAGGREVFGAGQNKAATPASTVKLATAVAALSVLGPDHRIDTGVVLSGKNRIVLVGGGDPTLTARAPRHGAEEQPASLRALADATARALKQRHLTEVGLGYDTGAYSGPVEHPIGPNENLAPVTPLMTDEARLDDSEHGPAPRETDPAPAAARAFAGLLHQRGITVDGEPADAEAPGKARRIAAVHSLPLSGLVERMLTYSDNDIAEALARQTALGSRRPVSFAGAGDAVRTALARQHLPLSGAVFKDGSGLNRDDKVTAGLLSHLLLQAAASDHPALRPVVTGLPVAAFTGTLSSRYRGQSAGAGAVRAKTGTLTGVNTLAGTVVDADGRLLVFSFMTTGTTDPQGAQGALDKLASAVANCGCR; this is translated from the coding sequence GTGCCGGAGACCGGAACATGGCAGGTCAGATGGCAGTCGGCGCAGCGTTCCGCGCGGGCGGCGGTGCGATCGTCCGGGCAGGCCGTGCGCACGGCGGCGCATGCCGCGAGCCGGTCGGCGCGGGCAGCGGCCGATGCCGCACGGCAGGCCTGGCAGGCCACACCGCGCCACACACAGCAGACCTGGCGGCTCACGGCGGTCTCCGCGGGCACCGGCCTGGCGGTCGCGCTCGTCGCGGTGGCGGCGGCCGGACCGTGGGACTCGGGTCAGCGTACGGCCGAGCGCGCGGAGGCGGCGGTGATGGACGACGCCAGTGGCGAGCATCACGCCGAGAAGCCGGCACCCGCGCCCAGCGCACCGGCCGTGCTGCCCGCACTCGGTGCCCCCGCGCACGGTGCCGCCGGCCGCGGCGCGGCCCCCGTGCCCACCGACGCGGGGCTGGCCGACGCGCTCGCCCCGCTGCTGGCGGACCCGGCGCTCGGCCCGCTGCGCACGGCCTCCGTCGTGGACGTCGCCGGCGGCCGGGAGGTCTTCGGCGCCGGGCAGAACAAGGCCGCCACCCCCGCCTCCACCGTCAAACTCGCCACCGCCGTCGCCGCGCTCTCCGTGCTCGGCCCCGACCACCGCATCGACACCGGTGTCGTGCTGTCCGGCAAGAACCGCATCGTGCTGGTCGGCGGCGGCGACCCCACCCTCACCGCCCGGGCCCCGCGGCACGGTGCCGAGGAGCAGCCCGCGAGTCTGCGCGCCCTCGCCGACGCCACCGCCCGTGCCCTCAAGCAGCGCCACCTCACCGAGGTCGGCCTCGGCTACGACACCGGCGCCTACTCGGGCCCCGTCGAGCACCCCATCGGCCCGAACGAGAACCTCGCCCCCGTCACCCCGCTGATGACCGACGAGGCCCGCCTCGACGACAGCGAGCACGGCCCGGCCCCCCGCGAGACCGACCCGGCCCCCGCCGCGGCCCGCGCCTTCGCGGGCCTGCTCCACCAGCGCGGCATCACCGTCGACGGCGAACCGGCCGACGCCGAGGCTCCCGGGAAGGCCCGGCGGATCGCCGCCGTCCACTCCCTTCCGCTGTCCGGGCTCGTCGAGCGGATGCTCACCTACAGCGACAACGACATCGCCGAGGCCCTGGCCCGCCAGACCGCGCTCGGCTCCCGCCGTCCGGTCAGCTTCGCCGGCGCCGGGGACGCCGTCCGCACCGCCCTGGCCCGGCAGCACCTGCCCCTGTCCGGTGCCGTCTTCAAGGACGGCAGCGGCCTGAACCGCGACGACAAGGTCACCGCCGGCCTGCTCTCCCACCTCCTGCTGCAGGCCGCGGCGAGCGACCACCCCGCCCTGCGCCCGGTCGTCACCGGCCTCCCGGTGGCCGCCTTCACCGGCACCCTCAGCAGCCGCTACCGGGGCCAGAGCGCCGGCGCCGGCGCCGTGCGCGCCAAAACCGGCACCCTCACCGGCGTGAACACCCTGGCCGGCACCGTCGTCGACGCCGACGGCCGGCTCCTGGTGTTCTCGTTCATGACCACCGGCACCACCGACCCCCAGGGCGCCCAGGGCGCACTGGACAAACTCGCCTCAGCGGTGGCCAATTGCGGCTGCCGATAA
- a CDS encoding inorganic diphosphatase yields MEFDVTIEIPKGSRNKYEVDHETGRIRLDRRLFTSTSYPADYGFVENTLGEDGDPLDALVILDEPTFPGCLIKCRAIGMFRMTDEAGGDDKLLCVPASDPRVEHLRDIHHVSEFDRLEIQHFFEVYKDLEPGKSVEGADWVGRAEAEAEIEASYKRLEAQGGAH; encoded by the coding sequence GTGGAGTTCGACGTCACCATCGAGATCCCGAAGGGTTCGCGGAACAAGTACGAGGTGGACCACGAGACCGGTCGGATCCGCCTGGACCGTCGACTCTTCACCTCGACCAGCTACCCGGCCGACTACGGCTTTGTCGAGAACACCCTGGGCGAGGACGGCGACCCGCTGGACGCCCTGGTCATCCTGGACGAGCCGACCTTCCCCGGTTGCCTCATCAAGTGCCGCGCCATCGGCATGTTCCGGATGACCGACGAGGCCGGCGGCGACGACAAGCTGCTGTGCGTGCCGGCGTCCGACCCGCGCGTGGAGCACCTGCGGGACATCCACCACGTGTCGGAGTTCGACCGCCTGGAGATCCAGCACTTCTTCGAGGTCTACAAGGACCTGGAGCCCGGCAAGTCCGTCGAGGGCGCCGACTGGGTCGGCCGCGCCGAGGCCGAGGCCGAGATCGAGGCCTCCTACAAGCGCCTCGAGGCGCAGGGCGGCGCGCACTGA
- a CDS encoding linaridin family RiPP, translated as MSMLADFANAQLVDVEPGRIGADATPTMMTPLATIATPEATPIGFAATSATAVAVDKITHNIAG; from the coding sequence ATGTCTATGCTGGCTGACTTTGCCAACGCCCAGCTGGTCGACGTGGAGCCGGGCCGTATCGGTGCCGACGCGACCCCGACCATGATGACCCCGCTGGCGACCATCGCCACCCCGGAGGCGACGCCGATCGGTTTCGCGGCGACCTCTGCCACCGCGGTCGCGGTCGACAAGATCACGCACAACATCGCCGGCTGA
- a CDS encoding alpha/beta fold hydrolase, which yields MRFTGRRERARRFMLHERPDGSLIEVAVDIPPKARRIVLLDNGMGMPHEYWDWVCGALPADMGYVRFNAPGYGLSTPTTQYGLERHFALLQELRETYAAGLPLVLAGHSLGGYLVAAYASLHPGAAEGVSAVVMVDATDVAHLRSSRRSEVDRWSQQSMIMEQVYALAGLSAFRPALNKNKTYRPDINRSSTAFLAEPRTWALAYRDYRDAMTYPALTALDVPLSVVTAENNHGDNAAHHAVQAKMAALSKSSRHQIIDGADHESLLTVQAHAEKVAEVIAGDPPTERTGSERRQSAGDRPAAKTAAGAKRS from the coding sequence ATGCGATTCACCGGCAGGCGTGAACGCGCGCGCCGCTTCATGCTGCACGAGCGGCCGGATGGCAGCCTTATCGAGGTGGCCGTCGATATTCCTCCTAAGGCCCGGCGCATTGTCCTGCTCGACAACGGTATGGGCATGCCGCACGAATACTGGGACTGGGTCTGCGGCGCACTTCCCGCGGACATGGGATATGTGCGGTTCAACGCTCCCGGCTACGGGCTCAGCACGCCGACCACGCAGTACGGTCTGGAGCGGCACTTCGCGCTGTTGCAGGAATTGCGCGAGACGTACGCCGCCGGCCTTCCGCTGGTGCTGGCCGGCCACTCCCTCGGCGGATACCTCGTCGCCGCCTATGCGTCGCTCCATCCCGGCGCGGCGGAGGGCGTGAGCGCGGTGGTCATGGTCGACGCCACCGACGTGGCCCATCTGCGCAGTTCCCGGCGCAGCGAGGTCGACCGCTGGTCCCAGCAGTCGATGATCATGGAGCAGGTGTACGCCCTGGCCGGCCTGTCGGCCTTCCGCCCCGCCCTGAACAAGAACAAGACCTACCGCCCGGACATCAACCGGAGCTCCACGGCATTCCTGGCGGAGCCCCGCACCTGGGCCTTGGCCTACCGGGACTACCGGGACGCGATGACCTATCCGGCCCTCACCGCCCTGGACGTCCCGCTGAGCGTGGTCACCGCGGAGAACAACCACGGGGACAACGCCGCGCACCACGCGGTCCAGGCCAAGATGGCCGCCCTGTCGAAGAGTTCCCGGCACCAGATCATCGACGGCGCCGATCACGAGTCGCTGCTCACCGTCCAGGCACACGCCGAGAAGGTGGCAGAGGTGATCGCCGGCGACCCACCGACCGAGCGGACCGGATCGGAACGGCGGCAGTCCGCCGGGGACCGTCCCGCCGCCAAGACCGCCGCGGGCGCGAAAAGGAGCTGA
- a CDS encoding helix-turn-helix domain-containing protein → MPTDKKFALVLRVVTGELTAAEAAREAAVSEQSVSNWRRQFIEGGRNGLAGEGGRDSESAARIAELIKENATLKATIGELYIELRKYSRSAIGRVPVPRGNTHPGRRVN, encoded by the coding sequence TTGCCGACCGACAAGAAATTCGCCCTCGTACTCAGAGTGGTGACCGGCGAACTGACCGCAGCGGAAGCCGCGCGGGAAGCAGCGGTCTCCGAACAGTCCGTATCAAACTGGCGTCGACAGTTCATCGAGGGAGGCCGTAATGGCCTGGCCGGTGAGGGCGGCAGGGACTCCGAGAGTGCGGCGCGGATAGCGGAACTGATCAAAGAAAACGCCACGCTGAAGGCCACGATAGGCGAGCTGTACATAGAACTCCGGAAGTACAGCCGGAGTGCCATCGGCCGTGTTCCGGTGCCCCGGGGGAATACCCACCCCGGCCGGAGAGTCAACTAA
- a CDS encoding class I SAM-dependent methyltransferase, translating into MQNGVEDIGYGRQFKGWYDRLIPDDGITAEAVEGLVALHPAPETGTLEFGVGTGRIALPLSARIGQVTGVDSSPEMLDTLRVKLKDGGDVEPVHGDIRTYTSESRYGLVYCVCATLSILHTPEDQQRAVQRAADLLTPGGRLVIETHNKPPILELHEGRTRTTYFVPYPEPGTGVQTHSTLLDGGLWHCSHILYQSDGTTRVGSELTRLTTPDDIDGYARAAGLEPEAHMARWDGTPYSERAPMFICCYVKP; encoded by the coding sequence GTGCAAAACGGGGTTGAAGACATTGGCTATGGGCGACAGTTCAAGGGCTGGTATGACCGGCTGATCCCGGATGACGGGATTACCGCCGAGGCGGTGGAAGGGCTGGTGGCCCTCCATCCCGCACCCGAGACGGGAACCCTCGAGTTCGGCGTCGGTACCGGGCGGATTGCCCTCCCGCTCTCCGCGCGTATCGGCCAGGTGACCGGCGTGGACTCCTCACCGGAGATGCTGGACACGCTGCGCGTCAAACTGAAGGACGGCGGAGACGTCGAGCCGGTGCACGGGGACATACGCACCTATACCTCGGAATCCCGTTACGGCCTCGTGTACTGCGTCTGCGCCACCCTGTCGATCCTGCACACCCCCGAGGACCAGCAGCGGGCCGTTCAGCGCGCGGCCGATCTCCTCACCCCCGGCGGCCGGCTGGTGATCGAGACCCACAACAAGCCGCCGATCCTGGAACTGCACGAGGGACGCACCCGCACCACCTACTTCGTCCCCTATCCGGAGCCCGGAACCGGCGTGCAGACCCACTCCACGCTGCTCGACGGCGGTCTGTGGCACTGCTCGCACATCCTCTACCAGTCCGACGGCACCACCCGGGTGGGTTCCGAGCTCACCCGGCTGACCACCCCGGACGACATCGACGGCTACGCTCGCGCGGCCGGGCTGGAGCCCGAGGCCCACATGGCGCGGTGGGACGGCACCCCGTACAGCGAACGGGCCCCCATGTTCATCTGTTGCTACGTCAAGCCCTGA
- a CDS encoding phytoene desaturase family protein, protein MSTIDVAIVGTGPNGLAAGVVLARAGLKVELYEGAETIGGGLRTAPLFDTGVVHDLCAAVHPMAAASPFFREFDLAARGVELLHPEISYAHPLDGGRAALAYRSLAKTCAHLGPDGPRWRQLMSPLLEHSEGVVDLLVSGRRGLPRDPAAALLLAHRVAVHGSGLGAGRFRGEEAAALLTGVAAHAVGRLPSLASGAVAMLLGHLAHGTGWPLPRGGSGRIAEAMAQDITAHGGVFHTGHTVETLDELRGARAVLLDTSPKGFLALAGGRLPRAYARGLERFRYGPGAAKVDFLVSEPIPWSDPAVGRAGTVHLGGTRAETVRQETLTARGVRTGEPFVLLVDPAVADPGRALPGKRPVWAYAHVPNGDPTDPYDLVRARIERYAPGFGDTIIDHRSMAAAHYEAYNPNYVGGDIGSGAMTLYQSIARPVPRIDPYRTPLPGVFLCSSATPPGPSVHGMSGYMAALSALRRCFGIRNAPHLAPTPAPFECGRAG, encoded by the coding sequence GTGAGCACCATCGACGTGGCCATCGTGGGCACCGGGCCCAACGGCCTCGCGGCCGGGGTGGTCCTGGCCCGGGCCGGCCTGAAGGTGGAGCTTTACGAGGGCGCCGAGACCATCGGCGGCGGGTTGCGCACGGCCCCGCTCTTCGACACCGGCGTCGTGCACGACCTCTGCGCCGCCGTCCACCCCATGGCCGCCGCCTCGCCGTTCTTCCGGGAGTTCGACCTGGCGGCCCGCGGGGTCGAACTCCTGCACCCCGAGATCAGCTACGCCCACCCCCTGGACGGCGGCCGTGCGGCCCTGGCCTACCGCTCGCTGGCAAAGACCTGCGCGCACCTGGGCCCCGACGGCCCGCGCTGGCGGCAGCTGATGAGCCCGCTGCTGGAGCACAGCGAGGGCGTCGTCGACCTGCTCGTTTCCGGCCGGCGCGGGCTGCCGCGGGACCCGGCGGCCGCCCTGCTGCTGGCGCACCGGGTGGCCGTCCACGGCAGCGGGCTCGGCGCGGGACGCTTCCGCGGCGAGGAGGCGGCCGCCCTGCTCACCGGCGTCGCCGCGCACGCGGTCGGCAGACTGCCGAGCCTCGCCTCCGGCGCGGTGGCCATGCTGCTCGGCCACCTCGCCCACGGGACGGGATGGCCGCTGCCGCGTGGCGGCAGCGGCCGCATCGCCGAGGCCATGGCCCAGGACATCACCGCGCACGGCGGCGTCTTCCACACCGGGCACACCGTGGAGACCCTGGACGAACTACGCGGTGCGCGGGCGGTGTTGCTCGACACCAGCCCGAAGGGCTTCCTGGCCCTGGCGGGCGGCCGGCTGCCCCGCGCCTACGCACGCGGCCTGGAGCGCTTCCGTTACGGCCCGGGCGCCGCCAAGGTCGACTTCCTGGTCTCCGAGCCGATTCCCTGGTCCGACCCCGCGGTGGGGCGCGCCGGAACGGTGCATCTGGGCGGCACCCGCGCCGAGACGGTCCGGCAGGAGACCCTGACCGCGCGCGGCGTGCGGACCGGCGAGCCCTTCGTCCTCCTCGTGGACCCGGCGGTGGCCGACCCGGGCCGCGCGCTGCCCGGCAAGCGTCCCGTGTGGGCGTACGCGCATGTGCCGAACGGCGATCCCACCGACCCCTACGACCTGGTGCGCGCCCGCATCGAGCGCTACGCCCCGGGCTTCGGGGACACGATCATCGACCACCGCTCCATGGCGGCCGCCCACTACGAGGCCTACAACCCCAACTACGTGGGCGGGGACATCGGTTCCGGCGCCATGACGCTGTATCAGAGCATCGCTCGGCCCGTCCCCCGCATCGACCCCTATCGGACACCGCTGCCCGGGGTCTTCCTGTGCTCCTCGGCCACCCCGCCGGGGCCCAGTGTGCACGGCATGTCCGGCTATATGGCAGCTCTCTCCGCCCTTCGGCGGTGTTTCGGCATACGCAATGCACCCCATCTGGCGCCCACGCCCGCACCATTCGAATGCGGGCGTGCCGGCTAA